The following proteins come from a genomic window of Lolium rigidum isolate FL_2022 chromosome 5, APGP_CSIRO_Lrig_0.1, whole genome shotgun sequence:
- the LOC124653407 gene encoding uncharacterized protein LOC124653407 → MARKAGKKKGGSKPKPKNRTKTPPSSTSPTSIPPPRPEEPKPTPEAIDVLNGAVLRNVLRRLPLVDLLRAALACHRWRRVAARCLPRAPPLLGYFFHPVQPPPHPPTKATDRAHHDAVFAPLGASSPLHCLSFAPDASRYKLYDCHQGLLLLEPTAPPQKGALPRLLVADPATRRHALLPPPPRRAVPDDRRWRPSRHYVGSALLSRAHPSRLRFEAVCFAVEEDGRPRAWVASVDDGGQCRWRALPRDAAVQVDFDPKLIKARCVHAAGSLYWHICNSGRVLALDAATLRFSYLLAPAVLGDRFGKYRVGETPDDGRLCIATVENQVMQLWVRGETSSSDNGWHLEKEMNLHKVYDTVPGLPRDARARMASIWITDIDAGRTGKIFIQMSGYGRYSFDLKTRKLERLLMKGGMEYGDPIYPYLLAWPPAFLAQA, encoded by the coding sequence atggCGCGGAAAGCTGGGAAGAAGAAAGGCGGAAGCAAACCCAAACCCAAAAACAGAACAAAAACCCCACCTTCCTCTACCTCGCCCACCTCGATTCCCCCGCCACGGCCGGAAGAGCCCAAGCCGACGCCGGAGGCGATCGACGTCCTCAACGGGGCCGTCCTCCGCAacgtcctccgccgcctccccctcgtcgacctcctccgcgccgccctcgcctgccACCGCTGGCGCCGCGTGGCCGCCCGCTGCCTGCCCCGCGCGCCGCCCCTCCTCGGCTACTTCTTCCACCCCGTCCAACCCCCGCCCCACCCGCCCACCAAGGCCACCGACCGAGCCCACCACGACGCCGTGTTCGCGCCCCTCGGCGCCTCCTCCCCGCTCCACTGCCTCAGCTTCGCCCCGGACGCCTCCCGCTACAAGCTCTACGACTGCCACCAGGGCCTCCTGCTCCTCGAACCCACCGCGCCGCCCCAAAAGGGCGCCCTCCCGCGCCTCCTCGTCGCCGACCCGGCCACGCGCCGCCACGCgctgctcccgccgccgccgcgccgcgcggtGCCCGACGACCGCCGCTGGCGCCCCTCCAGGCACTACGTCGGCTCCGCGCTCCTCTCCCGCGCGCACCCGAGCAGGCTCCGCTTCGAGGCCGTCTGCTTCGCCGTCGAGGAGGACGGGCGCCCGCGCGCCTGGGTCGCGTCCGTCGACGACGGCGGCCAGTGCCGCTGGCGCGCGCTGCCGCGGGACGCGGCCGTCCAGGTCGACTTCGACCCCAAGCTGATCAAGGCCCGCTGCGTGCACGCCGCCGGCAGCCTCTACTGGCACATCTGCAACTCCGGCCGCGTGCTGGCGCTGGACGCTGCCACGCTGCGCTTCTCCTACCTGCTCGCGCCGGCCGTGCTGGGGGACCGTTTCGGCAAGTACCGCGTCGGGGAGACGCCTGACGACGGGCGGCTCTGCATTGCGACCGTGGAGAACCAGGTGATGCAGCTCTGGGTGCGCGGGGAGACGAGTTCCAGCGACAATGGGTGGCATCTGGAGAAGGAGATGAATCTTCACAAGGTGTATGACACGGTGCCGGGCCTGCCCAGGGACGCGAGGGCCAGGATGGCCAGCATCTGGATCACTGACATCGACGCCGGGCGCACGGGGAAGATATTCATACAGATGTCGGGCTACGGGCGCTACTCCTTCGATCTCAAGACTCGCAAGCTGGAGCGCCTGCTGATGAAAGGTGGCATGGAGTACGGCGACCCCATCTACCCCTATTTGCTGGCTTGGCCGCCTGCGTTCCTTGCTCAGGCGTAA
- the LOC124653929 gene encoding phosphoglycolate phosphatase 2-like: MAQVLLTAGAARALVDSVDAFLFDCDGVIWKGDELIEGVPETLELLRKMGKKLVFVTNNSRKSRRQYSKKFKSLGLDVTEEEIFTSSFAAAMFLKLNNFSPEKKVYVVGEDGILDELKLAGFECFGGPEDGKKSIMLEANFYFDHDKSVGAVIVGLDQYFNYYKMQYASLCIRENPGCLFIATNRDPTGHMTSAQEWPGAGTMVAAVSCSVQKEPIVVGKPSSFLMDFLLKSYNLETSRMCMVGDRLDTDILFGQNTGCKTLLVMSGVTTLPELQSASNTIHPDIYTNSVHDLVQLLEP, translated from the exons ATGGCTCAAGTGCTCCTCACCGCCGGCGCCGCGCGGGCCCTAGTCGATTCCGTCGACGCCTTCCTCTTCGACTGCGATG GGGTGATTTGGAAGGGGGACGAGCTCATCGAAGGGGTCCCCGAGACGCTGGAGTTGCTGCGGAAAATG GGCAAGAAATTAGTTTTTGTAACAAACAATTCTAGGAAGTCAAGAAGGCAATATTCAAAGAAATTCAAGTCACTTGGCCTTGATGTTACTGAG GAAGAGATTTTTACATCATCATTTGCAGCAGCCATGTTCTTGAAATTAAATAATTTCTCTCCAGAAAAGAAG GTTTATGTTGTTGGTGAGGATGGCATTTTGGACGAGCTCAAGCTAGCTGGTTTTGAATGTTTTGGTGGTCCG GAGGATGGCAAGAAAAGCATAATGTTAGAAGCGAACTTCTACTTTGACCATGACAAAAGT gTTGGAGCTGTCATTGTTGGACTTGATCAGTACTTCAACTATTACAAAATGCA GTACGCAAGCTTGTGTATTCGTGAGAATCCAGGCTGCCTTTTCATTGCGACCAATCGTGATCCTACTGGACATATGACGTCCGCCCAAGAATGGCCAG GAGCTGGAACTATGGTTGCTGCAGTAAGTTGCTCGGTGCAAAAAGAGCCCATTGTTGTTGGAAAACCTTCAAGCTTTTTGATGGACTTCCTGTTGAAAAG CTACAATTTGGAAACGTCGAGAATGTGCATGGTAGGGGATAGACTAGACACAGACATACTATTTGGCCAGAATACTGGATGCAAGACACTCCTTGTTATGTCCG GGGTGACTACCTTACCTGAACTCCAGAGTGCTTCAAATACCATCCATCCAGATATTTACACAAACTCCGTGCATGATCTCGTTCAGTTACTGGAGCCATAA